The genomic window AACATGACGATTAATGGGATTCACATGCACACCGGAAGTGACATTTTGGATATTGATGTGTTTATACAAGCGAGTGAGATTTTATTTGACGTTGCGAGACAGTTTGACAATCTTGAATTTATTGATTTTGGATCTGGGTTTAAAGTGCCTTATAAAGAGAACGACATCGAAACTAATATTGAGGAATTAGGCGAAAAATTAACGGAGCGCTTTCAGACTTTTTGTAAGAACTATGGTAAGGATCTGACTTTAGCATTTGAACCTGGGAAATTTTTGGTGAGTGAATCTGGATACTTTTTAGCGAAAGTAAATGCCATCAAACAAACAACCTCAACCGTTTTTGCACAAATAGATTCTGGATTTAACCATCTCATTCGTCCGATGCTTTATGGTGCTCAGCAGGATATTGTAAACATTTCAAACCCAGAGGGCAAACAACGCTTCTATTCTGTTGTAGGTTATATTTGTGAAACGGATACGTTTGCCAACAATCGACGTATCAATGAAATTACAGAAGGGGATGTTCTTGCCTTTAAGAATGCAGGAGCCTATTGTTTTATGATGGCGAGTAATTATAATTCACGTTACCGTCCTGCCGAGGTTTTATGGTATAATGAGACAGCTCATCTCATTCGAAAACGTGAGGTTTTTGAAGATTTAACTAGGAATCAGGTGCTGATAGAATTCTAGATATGAGCGTTTTATGAAATATATTATAATAATAAAAATCTTAATAAATTATTAAAAACTGTGCATAAGTGAAATATAATAGTACATTTGTAGTCTAAAAATTATACAAGTGAAAAACGGTACAGTAAAGTTCTTCAATGCATCCAAAGGATTTGGGTTCATTACAGAAGATGATTCAAACACAGAGTACTTCGTACACGTAACTGGAATAATCGATGAGATTAATGAAGGTGACAAAGTTGAGTTTGAATTAAAAGAAGGTAGAAAAG from Formosa sp. Hel1_33_131 includes these protein-coding regions:
- the lysA gene encoding diaminopimelate decarboxylase, whose amino-acid sequence is MNQDTLLQIAKDYGSPVYVYDAHKMETQYKRLTAAFSKVKHLKVNYAAKALTNISVLKFINHLGAGLDTVSIQEVQLGLLAGFQAENIIYTPNGVSLEEIENVAKLGVQINIDNLSILEQFGTKHPKVPVCIRINPHIMAGGNTNISVGHIDSKFGISIHQTPLLLRIVENTNMTINGIHMHTGSDILDIDVFIQASEILFDVARQFDNLEFIDFGSGFKVPYKENDIETNIEELGEKLTERFQTFCKNYGKDLTLAFEPGKFLVSESGYFLAKVNAIKQTTSTVFAQIDSGFNHLIRPMLYGAQQDIVNISNPEGKQRFYSVVGYICETDTFANNRRINEITEGDVLAFKNAGAYCFMMASNYNSRYRPAEVLWYNETAHLIRKREVFEDLTRNQVLIEF
- a CDS encoding cold-shock protein, whose amino-acid sequence is MKNGTVKFFNASKGFGFITEDDSNTEYFVHVTGIIDEINEGDKVEFELKEGRKGMNAVNVRIL